GCTTCATCGCCGAAGTTAGGCGATTCGAAACGCGAACCCCGTCGCAAGATTGATTCGGACGAGCCGGATCGACCCTCTCAACCAAAAAAGTCGAAAAAAAAGGGCCACCCGTGGGTGGCCCGTGAAAGTTTTGGGAGAGGATGCCTAAAAGGCAAGTGTGATATTGCAGTGCACAATGAATTTCGCAACTGCGAAAAAGACATCTGTAGTTGCATTTTTTGCAATCGTATCGCGCCGCGGCCATCGATTTGTGCAATCGCGGCCCCTCTCGCAAATCGCCGCGACATCGCCTAAATTGGCGCCATGGGAATGTTCAACAACATGGATGTCGGCGGCGGCGTCGCCGATTTCTGGAGCTATATCCGCGAACCGCGCCCGCACCGCTGGGCGATATGGGGGGTCGCGGTGGCGTTGACGTGGGTCGTGTTCCACGGCGTGTCCGAATATCTGATCCCGTATGAAAAGCCCAAGCCGCAGATCATCTATTTCGAAAATTGGAAGGCGACGCGCGGGGAGGCCGAAATTCGCGCCGACTGGGTCGCGCGCGCCAAGGAAACGACCCGCCGCAACGCCGAAAAGCGCGCCGAATACCAGCGTTTCGCCGACAGCATGGGGATCGAATATGATTCGAGCGAGGCCGACAAGGTGACGCGCGAAACGCTCGGTGCGGAAGAAGCGGCGGCGGCGAAGAAAAAGCCTGCGCCGTCGCAAGCGCGCTCGACGCTGGCCGAACGCGCCGCGCGCGGCGCGCCGCCCGCTCCCGCGGATCAACCCCGGCGCTGATGCAGCGTCCGCCCGCCGACGCCGACTGGATGGCGGCCGCCATCGCGCTGTCGTCGCGCGGCCGGCCGGAGTCGGCGCCCAACCCCAATGTCGGATGTGTGCTGGTGCAGGCGGGGCGGGTCGTCGGCCGCGGCTGGACGGCGGCCGGCGGGCGCCCGCACGCCGAGGCGGTGGCGCTCGCGGCGGCGGGCGACGCCGCATGCGGCGCAACCGCCTATGTCAGCCTCGAACCTTGCGCCCATGCCGGCGGCCGCGGTCCGGCGTGCAGCGACCTGCTGATCGCAGCGGGCGTCGCGCGCGTCGTGATCGCGGCGCAGGACCCCGATCCGCGCACCGACGGCGCCGGGATCGCGCGGCTGCAGGATGCGGGGATCGACGTCCTGTTCAATGTCCTGCCGGCCGAGGCACGCCGCGCGATGGCGCCATGGTGGGCGCGGCGGGCCGAAGGGCGGCCGTTCGTGACGCTCAAGCTGGCGACCTCGCTCGACGGCTGTATCGCGCTCGCCGACGGGACGAGTCGCTGGATCACCGGCGACCGCGCCCGGGCGCACGGCCACCTCGAACGCGCACAGCATCAGGCGATCCTCGTCGGCCGCGGGACGTTCGACGCCGATGCGCCGAGGCTCGACGTGCGCCTGCCGGGGATCGAGCACCGCAGCCCGCAAAAATTGCTGCTGACGTCGGGAAGCGCGCCTGCGGGGTGGACCGCCGTCGCATCGCCCGAATCGGTCGAGGGCGTCGATTCGCTGCTCGTCGAGGGCGGCGCGGGGGCGGCATCGGCCTTTCTCGCCGCCGACCGCGTCGACCGGCTGCTCCTCTATCGCGCGCCGGTGCTGATCGGCGGCGGCCGGCCGGCGCTCGGCGACATCGGGCTGACCGACCTTGCCGATGCTCACGGCCGCTGGCGGCTTGCCGACAGCCGCCTGCTTGGCAGCGACCGGCTCGACGTCTACGAGCGCATCAGGACAATTTGAGGACCTATATGTTCACCGGAATCATCACCGACATCGGCACCATCCGCAGCCGCGAGGACCGCGGCGACACGCGGCTCGTCATCGAAACCGCCTATGATGTGGACAGCATCGACCTTGGCGCGTCGATCGCCTGTTCGGGCGCTTGCCTGACCGTCGTCGAAAAGGGCGTCGATCAGGGCAGCAACGGACCGGCAGGCTGGTTCGCGATCGACGCGAGCGCCGAGACGCTCGCGTGCACCGCGCCGGGCATGTGGGATGAGGGGCGCCGGCTCAACCTCGAACGCGCGCTGAAGATCGGCGACGAACTCGGCGGGCATATCGTCACCGGCCATGTCGACGATATCGGCCGCATCGTGTCGGTCGAACCGATCGGCGACAGCGTGACGGTTACCGTCGCCGCCCCCGCCGCGCTGGCGCCGCATATCGCCCCCAAGGGCTCGATCACCGTCGACGGCGTTTCGCTGACGGTCAACGAAGTGACCGACCAGCCGAACGGCGAGGCGCATTTCACGCTCAACATCATCCCGCACACGCAGGCGATGACGACGCTCGACGAAGCGGCGGCGGGGCGGCCGGTCAATCTGGAGATCGATGTGCTTGCCCGTTATCTGGCGCGGATGCAGCAAGTGCGGGGATAATTGGGTTCGCACGAAGACACAAAGACGATCACTTTGGCCAACGGGCCCCTTCTTCTCGATATTGCGCCTCAATGCACCGGTAAGGACGAAGGTCGCTTCGCGGCAAGCGCGACACCTTCGTGCCTTCGTATCTTCGTGCGAAACTCCTAAAATCAAGATCATCTTTTGATGTATCGTCATCCCGGACTTGATCCGGGATCCACAGCCGCGCCGAAGTCATGGACCCCGGATCAAGTCCGGGGTGACGATGAGTGGGTTTAGCCCTGTTGGTTCCACTCAAGGATGATCATGCTCTAAAGCCCTTCGCCCCACCCCGCCGCCAGTTCGGGATCGGCCGCGAGCATCGATCGCCGCATCGCGAGGCGGCCGATACGGAGCAATTCGGCCTTGCGCCGCGCCGGGGCGAGGTTGCAGTTCGCGGCTTCGCGGACCACTGCGGCGCCATAGCGGTCGGCGACGATCAGCCCCGAGCTTTCGGGCCGGTAGCCCTCGGTTTCGAGGATCGCGGGGTCGAGCCCCGCCGCGAGCGCCCAGTAGAAACGGTCGCACCAGTCGCAATAGTCGGGCCATTTGCCGTCGCCGTGCAGGTCGGCGCGGCTGACCTTGATCTCGACGATGGTGATATTGCCCCTCGCGTCGATCGCGGTGAGGTCGGTGCGCCTTCCGTTGGGCAGCGGCACCTCGGGGATCGCAACCAGCCCCTGCTGCGCGAACAGCCGGCATACACCGCGCGCGACGTCCGCGGCGGTCAGCAGGTCACTCGCCATCGCCCGGAAATCCTCAGAAGGGGACGTCGTCGTCCAGATCGTCGTCGAACGGCGGGCGTCCGCCGCCCGAGCCGCCACCGCCGCCCTGGTTCCAGCCGCCACCCGAGCTGCCGCCGCCAGCGCTTCCGCCCGATCCGCCGCCCTGATCCCAGCCGCCCGACGAGCCGCCGCCCTGCGACCAACTGTCGCCGCCGCGCGAGCCGCCGCCGCCGGGGGCGCCGTCGAGCATGGTCAGCGTGCCGCCCATGCCCGCAATCACGATCTCGGTCGTATATTTGTCGTTGCCGTCGCGATCCTGCCACTTGCGGGTGCGCAAGCTGCCTTCGATGTAAACCTTCGAGCCCTTTTTGAGGTAACGCTCGACGACGCCGACCAGCCCGTCGCCGTTGATGACGACATTATGCCATTCGGTGCGCTCCTTGCGCTCGCCGGTCATGCGATCCTTCCACTGTTCGGAGGTCGCGATGCGGATATTGGCAATCTTGCCGCCGTTTTGGAACGACTTGATTTCGGGATCGGCGCCGAGGTTGCCGATCAAAATTACCTTGTTGACGCTGCCAGCCATCGCCGCTCCGCTCCGCTCAAAAGTTGGAAGGATCAGCCTAGGCCAAAGGCGACGGCTGTCCAGTAAGTGATACCAGCAGCGGCATAGGCGAGCAGGAACAAATAGCCAACCATGAACATGGGCCATTTCCACCCGTTGGTCTCGCGTCTGGTAATCGCGATCGTCGAAATGCATTGCGGCGCGAAGACGAACCAGGCGAGGAAAGCGAGCGCGGTGGCGAGGCTCCATTTGCCCTGTAGCCGTTCGCCGAGCGACTCGGCCATTGCCTCCTCGTCGCCATCGGCGTCGATGGCATTGGCTGTGGCCATCGCCGACACAGCGACTTCGCGCGCCGCCATCGCGGGGATCAGCGCGAGCGCGATATCGTGGTTGAAGCCGATCGGCGCGACCGCGACCTCCAGCCCGCTCGCGATGCGCCCGGCGACGCTATATTCGACCTGGCTTTCGCCTTCGGGCGCCTTGGGAAAGCTCAGGAGCAGCCACAGGATGACGGTGGTCATCGCGATGATCGTCCCGGCGCGGCGGAGGAAGATCCACGCACGCTGCCACAGCCCGATCGCGATGTCGCGCCACTGCGGCATCTGGTAGCGCGGCATTTCCATCATGAAGCCCGCCGCATCGCCCTTTGCCACCGTGCGGCGGAGCGCGAAAGCGACGGCGAGCGCGCCGACGATGCCGGCAAGATAGAGGCCGAACAGCACCAGCCCCTGCAACCCGATGCTCGTGCCGCCGACGCCGCGGTCGGGGATGAAGGCGGCGATGATCAGCGCATAGACCGGCAAT
The Sphingopyxis macrogoltabida genome window above contains:
- a CDS encoding riboflavin synthase, whose amino-acid sequence is MFTGIITDIGTIRSREDRGDTRLVIETAYDVDSIDLGASIACSGACLTVVEKGVDQGSNGPAGWFAIDASAETLACTAPGMWDEGRRLNLERALKIGDELGGHIVTGHVDDIGRIVSVEPIGDSVTVTVAAPAALAPHIAPKGSITVDGVSLTVNEVTDQPNGEAHFTLNIIPHTQAMTTLDEAAAGRPVNLEIDVLARYLARMQQVRG
- a CDS encoding MmcB family DNA repair protein, which codes for MASDLLTAADVARGVCRLFAQQGLVAIPEVPLPNGRRTDLTAIDARGNITIVEIKVSRADLHGDGKWPDYCDWCDRFYWALAAGLDPAILETEGYRPESSGLIVADRYGAAVVREAANCNLAPARRKAELLRIGRLAMRRSMLAADPELAAGWGEGL
- the ribD gene encoding bifunctional diaminohydroxyphosphoribosylaminopyrimidine deaminase/5-amino-6-(5-phosphoribosylamino)uracil reductase RibD codes for the protein MAAAIALSSRGRPESAPNPNVGCVLVQAGRVVGRGWTAAGGRPHAEAVALAAAGDAACGATAYVSLEPCAHAGGRGPACSDLLIAAGVARVVIAAQDPDPRTDGAGIARLQDAGIDVLFNVLPAEARRAMAPWWARRAEGRPFVTLKLATSLDGCIALADGTSRWITGDRARAHGHLERAQHQAILVGRGTFDADAPRLDVRLPGIEHRSPQKLLLTSGSAPAGWTAVASPESVEGVDSLLVEGGAGAASAFLAADRVDRLLLYRAPVLIGGGRPALGDIGLTDLADAHGRWRLADSRLLGSDRLDVYERIRTI
- the ssb gene encoding single-stranded DNA-binding protein, whose protein sequence is MAGSVNKVILIGNLGADPEIKSFQNGGKIANIRIATSEQWKDRMTGERKERTEWHNVVINGDGLVGVVERYLKKGSKVYIEGSLRTRKWQDRDGNDKYTTEIVIAGMGGTLTMLDGAPGGGGSRGGDSWSQGGGSSGGWDQGGGSGGSAGGGSSGGGWNQGGGGGSGGGRPPFDDDLDDDVPF